From Nicotiana tabacum cultivar K326 chromosome 22, ASM71507v2, whole genome shotgun sequence, one genomic window encodes:
- the LOC107827218 gene encoding importin subunit alpha-2-like, with amino-acid sequence MKTRPMKRSRLEEELFPKPSSVTVFSPKYLFSLFYSKMSLRPSARTEVRRNRYKVAVDAEEGRRRREDNMVEIRKSKREESLLKKRREGLQPQQPFPANLHTSTVEKKLESLPSMVAGVWSNDNNLQLEATTQFRKLLSIERSPPIEEVIQSGVVPRFVEFLMREDFPQLQFEAAWALTNIASGTSENTRVVIDHGAVPIFVKLLGSPSDDVREQAVWALGNVAGDSPRCRDLVLSNGALIPLLAQLNEHAKLSMLRNATWTLSNFCRGKPQPPFEQVRPALSALQRLVHSNDEEVLTDACWALSYLSDGTNDKIQAVIEAGVCPRLVELLMHPSPSVLIPALRTVGNIVTGDDLQTQCIIEHGALTCLLSLLTHNHKKSIKKEACWTISNITAGNKEQIQAVIEAGLIAPLVNLLQTAEFDIKKEAAWAISNATSGGTHEQIKFLVSQGCIKPLCDLLVCPDPRIVTVCLEGLENILKVGEAEKANTGGINYYAQLTDDAEGLEKIENLQSHDNNEIYEKAVKILETYWLEEEDETLPAGDETQAGFNFGGNDIQLPSGGFKFG; translated from the exons ATGAAGACCCGGCCCATGAAGAGAAGTAGACTAGAAGAGGAACTCTTTCCCAAACCCTCGTCAGTCACGGTCTTCTCTCCAAAATATTTG TTCTCGCTTTTTTATTCGAAGATGTCTCTGAGACCAAGTGCTAGGACGGAGGTTCGTCGGAACCGGTACAAGGTCGCCGTCGACGCCGAGGAAGGGCGGCGCCGGCGAGAGGACAACATGGTTGAGATCCGAAAGAGCAAGAGAGAAGAGAGTTTGCTCAAGAAGCGTAGGGAAGGCCTTCAACCCCAACAACCCTTCCCGGCTAATCTCCACACATCCACCGTTGAAAAAAAG TTGGAAAGTCTTCCATCAATGGTTGCTGGTGTTTGGTCAAATGATAACAATTTGCAGCTGGAGGCCACCACACAATTCCGTAAATTGCTCTCTATTG AAAGGAGTCCTCCTATTGAGGAAGTTATACAATCTGGTGTTGTTCCTCGATTTGTTGAGTTTCTAATGAGGGAAGACTTTCCGCAGCTCCAG TTTGAAGCTGCTTGGGCTCTCACAAACATTGCTTCTGGTACCTCGGAGAACACCAGAGTGGTGATTGATCATGGGGCGGTGCCAATTTTTGTAAAGCTTCTAGGTTCTCCAAGTGATGATGTCCGTGAGCAG GCTGTGTGGGCATTGGGAAATGTTGCTGGCGATTCTCCTAGATGCCGTGATCTTGTGCTTAGTAATGGGGCTTTGATTCCTTTGCTGGCTCAGTTGAACGAGCATGCCAAGCTTTCAATGCTGAGAAATGCCACGTGGACTTTATCAAACTTTTGTAGAGGCAAGCCACAACCTCCATTTGAGCAG GTGAGACCAGCACTCTCAGCTCTTCAGCGCCTCGTTCATTCGAATGATGAAGAGGTGCTAACAGATGCATGCTGGGCACTTTCTTACCTTTCTGATGGTACAAACGACAAAATTCAAGCCGTCATTGAAGCAGGTGTTTGTCCACGGCTGGTTGAGCTCCTCAT GCATCCGTCTCCTTCAGTACTCATCCCTGCTCTCCGTACAGTTGGAAATATTGTTACAGGAGATGACCTCCAGACTCAG TGCATTATTGAACATGGTGCCCTTACTTGCCTGCTGAGCTTGTTAACACACAATCACAAAAAGAGCATCAAGAAAGAGGCATGCTGGACCATATCCAATATTACTGCTGGGAACAAGGAGCAGATACAG GCTGTAATTGAGGCTGGATTAATTGCTCCCCTGGTCAATCTGCTTCAAACTGCAGAATTTGATATCAAAAAAGAGGCTGCCTGGGCTATTTCAAATGCTACTTCTGGTGGGACTCATGAGCAGATCAA GTTCTTGGTGAGTCAGGGTTGCATAAAGCCTCTATGTGATTTGCTAGTGTGCCCTGATCCAAGGATTGTCACCGTCTGTCTGGAAGGATTAGAAAACATATTGAAGGTTGGGGAAGCAGAAAAAGCAAACACTGGAGGCATTAATTACTATGCTCAGCTGACCGACGATGCAGAGGGATTGGAAAAGATTGAAAACCTTCAGAGTCATGATAACAATGAGATATATGAGAAGGCTGTTAAGATACTGGAAACGTACTGGTTGGAGGAGGAGGACGAAACATTGCCAGCAGGTGATGAAACACAAGCTGGGTTCAATTTTGGCGGAAATGACATTCAACTACCATCTGGTGGATTCAAGTTTGGTTGA